One window of Salegentibacter sp. Hel_I_6 genomic DNA carries:
- a CDS encoding transposase — MVKKKVRTPLGESQIQVSRNLNTSFNQMIVPNRGNMVYGIENVIVSLYAKRMSNRDIEKQIREAYNFEVSTSTISRITEKVPEDIVALAEPSIRTRLFYCLDRWDRLELQGDQKENKHSTRTPRRW, encoded by the coding sequence TTGGTCAAAAAAAAGGTACGTACTCCTCTTGGGGAATCCCAGATACAGGTCTCCAGGAACCTTAATACTTCCTTTAATCAGATGATTGTTCCAAACCGTGGGAATATGGTTTATGGTATTGAAAATGTCATCGTATCGCTTTATGCCAAAAGAATGAGCAATAGAGATATTGAAAAACAGATCAGGGAAGCTTATAATTTTGAAGTTTCCACTTCTACTATTTCCAGGATTACCGAAAAGGTCCCTGAAGATATAGTGGCCCTGGCAGAACCGTCTATTAGAACCCGTTTATTTTATTGTTTGGATAGATGGGATCGTCTTGAACTCCAAGGTGATCAAAAAGAAAATAAACATAGCACTAGGACTCCGCGGAGATGGTAA
- a CDS encoding transposase: protein MNSKVIKKKINIALGLRGDGKKEVLELWLGKNESAAFWMSVLNNIKPKGAEDTLITSTDNLNGFTDTIKNVFSEFRTQICVVHQIRNACRYVVWKDKKAFTADMKYIYNTSIHLTSKMPKLH, encoded by the coding sequence TTGAACTCCAAGGTGATCAAAAAGAAAATAAACATAGCACTAGGACTCCGCGGAGATGGTAAGAAAGAAGTATTGGAACTTTGGCTGGGTAAAAATGAATCTGCAGCCTTCTGGATGAGTGTCCTTAACAATATAAAACCCAAGGGAGCAGAAGATACACTAATCACGTCCACCGATAACCTAAACGGGTTTACCGATACCATCAAGAACGTATTCTCTGAGTTCAGAACCCAAATTTGCGTGGTGCATCAAATACGAAATGCCTGCAGGTATGTGGTATGGAAGGACAAGAAAGCCTTTACAGCAGATATGAAATATATCTATAATACATCAATACACCTAACCAGCAAGATGCCAAAGCTGCACTAA
- a CDS encoding transposase — MNTPNQQDAKAALNDFAELWEGKYLYAEKSWRDNWEDLTVLFKFPLEIRKIIYTKNLIENLQGKIRKYTKNKLSFLVDETAMRSVYLAIRNWGIILNQFLTIYEKRVRL, encoded by the coding sequence ATCAATACACCTAACCAGCAAGATGCCAAAGCTGCACTAAATGATTTTGCAGAGCTATGGGAAGGTAAGTACTTGTATGCAGAGAAGAGCTGGCGGGACAACTGGGAAGATCTTACCGTATTATTTAAGTTCCCACTGGAAATAAGAAAGATCATTTATACCAAGAACCTTATCGAGAACCTCCAAGGGAAAATCAGAAAGTACACCAAAAATAAATTGTCTTTCCTTGTAGATGAGACAGCGATGAGATCGGTATATTTAGCTATCAGGAACTGGGGCATTATCTTAAATCAGTTCCTTACGATCTATGAAAAAAGGGTCAGACTTTAA
- a CDS encoding alpha/beta hydrolase has protein sequence MNLSFKCLLILIPIWVNAQELNYTEEQDIAYHEILKDESSDYQKEMCLLDIHYPDSGEKAPVIIRFHGGGLTGGEKEIPKQLTKNGYCVVGVGYRLSPLVNAETSIRDAAGAIAWIIRNIDKYNGDPKNIFVSGHSAGGYLALMSVMNRAYLKEYDLDANQIAGLIPFSGHTITHFTIRNERGIPGEKPVVDELAPLYYVRGDAPPTLLITGDRDLEMLGRYEENAYFHRMMKINGHKDIEIYELDGYGHDMRHPAFPLLLDFANKEFSKAK, from the coding sequence ATGAATTTGAGCTTCAAATGCTTATTGATTTTAATTCCTATATGGGTAAATGCCCAGGAGCTAAATTATACAGAGGAGCAGGATATTGCTTACCACGAAATATTAAAAGATGAGTCTTCTGATTATCAAAAGGAAATGTGCCTTTTAGATATTCACTATCCTGATTCCGGGGAGAAAGCTCCCGTCATAATACGGTTTCACGGGGGCGGACTTACAGGAGGAGAAAAAGAAATTCCGAAGCAGCTTACCAAAAATGGCTATTGCGTGGTAGGGGTAGGTTATAGGCTTTCACCTCTTGTAAATGCTGAAACCAGTATCAGGGATGCTGCCGGTGCAATTGCCTGGATAATCAGGAACATTGATAAATATAATGGTGATCCGAAGAATATCTTTGTTTCTGGACATTCAGCTGGAGGCTACCTTGCCTTGATGAGTGTAATGAATAGAGCTTACCTAAAGGAATACGATCTAGATGCAAATCAAATTGCTGGCCTTATTCCATTTAGCGGACATACCATAACCCATTTTACAATTAGAAATGAACGGGGAATTCCGGGAGAAAAACCTGTTGTTGATGAATTAGCACCTTTATATTATGTAAGGGGAGATGCTCCACCTACTTTATTAATAACCGGGGATCGGGATCTGGAAATGCTCGGGAGGTACGAGGAAAACGCTTATTTCCATCGCATGATGAAAATAAACGGGCATAAGGATATTGAAATTTATGAATTGGATGGATATGGGCATGATATGAGACATCCAGCATTTCCGCTATTGTTGGATTTTGCTAATAAGGAGTTTTCAAAAGCTAAATAG
- a CDS encoding GH92 family glycosyl hydrolase translates to MNPPKHLYFLAGKIPLLFVFLLIVSCNSSKKEKESDEVDKIDRSYTSLVNPFIGTAPLTDPEFIGYTPPDGWRVWAGLVFPGSSLPNAMVQLSPITEYGTGAGYEYEDTQILGFTHTNKGHWNLCNIPILPLSGKAEAPFKSSFSHKNESASPGYYQVKLDDYGVNVRLTSTLRSGFHEYTYENETHRKILFDLAKANHGVSDWEIRQENENSVSGFQQVGGDKIHFYAETNINIKGLDLKGMGKKDGYSVLILEDGTGPVNLKIGLSFVSVSNAEENMKTEIGDSGFEEIRTRAKDAWEKLLSTIEVLGGNEKQDEMFYSSFYRSFLWPALRSDVNMEYKDVNGEIQKKDFNYYTNPSFWDTYRNKLVLLSIVSPDVTTEIIKTLIDKGENTGFIPTFFHGDHAAPFIAGTYLRGNTEFDVEMAFELLLNNAYKEDGPRPHIKEYIEKGYISDPDVENPKVETKAKAGVSKTLEYAYDDYSLAQMAKALGDEEKYEDLIKRSKNYKNVFDTSTNFMRGRLENGDWISPFDTEQPYYEYMYREANAWQVSFFAPHDMPELVKLYGGADNFEEKLDSLFTLPWNPDHIARNVASFIGQYSHGNQPAHEAPFSYYFVDKPEKSQEIIDNILENFYGVGEDGLALSGMDDAGEMSSWYVFSAMGLYPLSPADPEYLVTVPIFDKVLWNLPNGKTFTINKANEGRTLKQIMVNDTELQGYFISHDLFQKGGEVEVITK, encoded by the coding sequence ATGAATCCACCAAAACACCTTTATTTTCTGGCAGGAAAAATTCCTTTATTGTTTGTATTTCTATTAATTGTTTCTTGCAATTCCTCTAAGAAAGAAAAAGAGAGCGATGAAGTTGATAAAATCGATAGATCGTATACCTCCCTTGTCAATCCATTTATTGGGACGGCTCCCTTAACTGACCCTGAATTTATCGGATATACTCCGCCAGATGGATGGAGGGTTTGGGCAGGATTAGTTTTTCCAGGTTCCTCTTTACCTAATGCAATGGTCCAACTTAGCCCAATAACTGAATATGGGACAGGCGCAGGATACGAATATGAAGATACTCAAATACTCGGATTTACCCATACAAATAAAGGACATTGGAATTTATGTAATATCCCTATTCTTCCTTTATCCGGTAAGGCGGAAGCACCTTTTAAATCTTCCTTTTCTCACAAGAATGAATCAGCCTCGCCTGGATACTACCAAGTTAAACTTGATGATTATGGAGTGAATGTTAGGCTTACCTCTACCTTGAGAAGCGGTTTCCATGAGTATACTTATGAAAATGAAACCCATAGAAAAATACTTTTTGATCTAGCTAAGGCCAACCATGGCGTATCGGATTGGGAAATTAGGCAGGAGAATGAAAATTCAGTATCCGGGTTCCAACAAGTCGGGGGCGACAAAATTCATTTTTATGCTGAAACCAATATCAATATCAAGGGGCTGGATTTGAAAGGAATGGGGAAAAAAGACGGATACTCTGTTTTAATACTCGAAGACGGGACAGGTCCTGTGAACCTTAAAATCGGTTTGTCCTTTGTAAGCGTTAGTAATGCTGAGGAGAATATGAAAACAGAAATAGGGGACAGCGGTTTTGAAGAAATAAGAACCAGGGCGAAAGATGCCTGGGAAAAATTACTTTCAACTATTGAAGTGTTAGGTGGTAACGAGAAACAGGATGAAATGTTCTACTCTTCGTTTTACAGGTCCTTTCTATGGCCCGCACTTAGAAGTGATGTAAATATGGAGTATAAAGATGTAAATGGAGAAATTCAGAAAAAAGATTTTAATTATTATACCAATCCTTCATTCTGGGATACTTACAGAAATAAACTGGTGCTGCTTAGTATAGTCTCTCCCGATGTTACCACGGAGATTATCAAAACCCTAATTGATAAAGGCGAAAACACTGGCTTTATTCCTACATTTTTCCACGGGGACCACGCGGCACCGTTTATTGCAGGAACTTATTTAAGAGGAAATACCGAATTTGATGTAGAAATGGCTTTTGAGCTTCTACTGAATAACGCCTATAAAGAAGATGGCCCCCGGCCTCATATCAAAGAATATATTGAAAAAGGTTATATCTCGGATCCTGATGTTGAAAACCCTAAAGTAGAAACCAAGGCTAAAGCCGGTGTTTCTAAAACTTTAGAATATGCCTATGATGATTACTCTCTAGCGCAAATGGCAAAAGCCTTAGGCGATGAAGAAAAATATGAAGATTTAATAAAGCGATCTAAAAATTATAAAAACGTTTTTGATACTTCGACCAATTTTATGCGCGGAAGGCTGGAAAATGGCGACTGGATTAGTCCGTTTGATACCGAGCAACCCTATTATGAATACATGTACCGCGAGGCCAATGCCTGGCAGGTTTCTTTTTTTGCACCTCACGATATGCCTGAGTTAGTGAAACTATATGGTGGGGCAGATAATTTTGAAGAAAAGTTGGATTCATTATTTACATTGCCCTGGAACCCAGATCATATTGCAAGAAATGTAGCCAGTTTTATCGGTCAGTATTCCCATGGAAACCAACCTGCTCACGAGGCTCCATTTTCTTACTATTTCGTTGATAAGCCTGAAAAATCTCAGGAAATAATTGATAATATCTTGGAAAATTTTTATGGAGTAGGAGAAGATGGCCTGGCACTTTCGGGTATGGATGATGCAGGGGAAATGTCTTCCTGGTATGTTTTTTCCGCTATGGGACTTTATCCCTTATCCCCGGCAGATCCTGAATATTTGGTGACCGTCCCTATTTTTGATAAAGTTTTATGGAACCTGCCTAATGGTAAAACATTTACGATAAATAAAGCAAATGAAGGTCGAACTCTTAAACAAATAATGGTAAATGATACAGAACTGCAAGGGTACTTTATCTCTCATGATTTGTTTCAAAAGGGAGGAGAGGTAGAGGTCATTACCAAATAG
- a CDS encoding glycoside hydrolase family 76 protein gives MRILKFGIFFLSSMLFLISCSADDDGIDDVQEEEEEQPVEPGEEEDDEVADWGEVAENLQEQTYNIYLTSNGTFRQDNEGNENFNYWWNAHMLDVLIDGYERTGDESYLPKMKSLLEGIEVRNGNKYENVFIDDMEWLGIACLRTYKLTNDQQYKEVADLLWEETKQGWSDVHGGGIAWKTDTPNSKNACSNGPAAIFALYLYEIDQDEEDLEWAKKIYHWLKDTLVDPESGLVWDNIDYHDGEAIINRDWIFTYNVGTYIGAANLLHQATGEGMYLDDAIKSASSVVAPGELTTGGVLKNEGQGDGGLFKGILVRYFTQLALNPDLPDGKRNEFEEFVLFNAETLYHNGLTSAGLAGPNWNDEPSGRVDLSTQLSGVMLMEAKALLE, from the coding sequence ATGAGAATTTTAAAATTTGGAATCTTTTTTTTGAGCAGCATGCTATTTTTAATTTCCTGCTCTGCAGATGATGATGGCATTGATGATGTTCAGGAGGAGGAAGAGGAACAACCTGTTGAACCCGGTGAAGAAGAGGACGATGAGGTGGCTGACTGGGGAGAGGTAGCAGAAAATCTACAGGAGCAAACGTATAATATTTATCTTACTTCGAATGGAACTTTCCGGCAAGACAATGAAGGAAATGAAAATTTTAACTACTGGTGGAATGCTCATATGTTAGATGTCCTGATTGATGGGTACGAGAGAACAGGAGATGAGTCTTATCTGCCAAAAATGAAGTCTTTGTTAGAGGGAATTGAAGTACGAAATGGAAATAAGTACGAAAACGTATTTATAGATGATATGGAATGGTTGGGAATAGCCTGTCTAAGGACCTACAAGCTTACAAATGATCAACAATACAAAGAAGTTGCTGACTTGTTGTGGGAGGAAACAAAACAAGGCTGGAGTGATGTCCACGGCGGAGGTATTGCCTGGAAGACAGATACGCCCAATAGTAAGAACGCGTGTTCTAACGGCCCCGCAGCTATATTTGCACTTTATCTTTACGAAATAGATCAGGATGAGGAAGACCTTGAATGGGCAAAGAAAATTTACCACTGGCTAAAAGATACCCTGGTGGATCCAGAGTCTGGTTTAGTGTGGGATAATATCGATTACCACGATGGGGAGGCAATTATAAATCGTGACTGGATTTTCACATATAATGTGGGAACTTATATTGGTGCTGCCAACTTATTACATCAGGCGACCGGTGAGGGTATGTATTTAGATGATGCTATCAAATCAGCGAGTTCAGTTGTGGCGCCTGGAGAATTAACTACAGGTGGAGTTTTAAAAAATGAAGGACAAGGTGATGGCGGACTTTTTAAAGGCATATTAGTTAGGTATTTCACTCAGCTAGCCCTTAATCCGGATCTTCCGGATGGTAAAAGGAATGAATTTGAAGAATTTGTTCTTTTTAACGCAGAAACCTTATATCATAACGGTTTAACCAGTGCAGGGCTTGCCGGCCCTAATTGGAATGACGAACCCAGTGGTCGTGTTGATTTATCAACCCAATTAAGCGGGGTTATGCTCATGGAAGCAAAAGCTCTTTTAGAATAG
- a CDS encoding LacI family DNA-binding transcriptional regulator, with protein sequence MKKAKKHSVKGIAEKLNISPTTVSFVLNGKAKEKKISDEMIERVLAYVKEINYKPNQLAQSLRTGKSKIIVFMVEDISNHFFASIARKIEDLAYEKDYKVLFCSNENRDKKSRDLIQLFKDRQVDGYIINPSPGIRDDIEKLITENIPVILFDRYFPGLKTNYVGIDNEEASYRAALHLIENGFKKIGFITLATDQTQMANRKKGYLKAINENGFAHKVLEIEFEGGNHQRRKELIKDFIFKEDLDAIYFSTNYLTQSGLEVFKENSPELIDKFGILTFDDHEFFKIHTPTISAIAQPKDEMASELMKLMLGMLKNSNKNLPSKEIILSAKLFPRNSTIQKGK encoded by the coding sequence ATGAAAAAAGCTAAAAAACATTCTGTAAAAGGAATTGCGGAAAAATTAAACATCTCACCTACTACCGTCTCGTTTGTTTTGAATGGGAAAGCTAAGGAAAAGAAGATATCTGATGAGATGATAGAAAGAGTTTTAGCTTATGTCAAAGAAATAAATTATAAACCAAATCAGCTTGCTCAAAGTTTACGTACGGGGAAATCCAAAATTATAGTTTTTATGGTGGAGGATATTTCAAACCATTTTTTCGCCAGTATAGCGCGAAAAATAGAAGACCTGGCTTATGAAAAAGATTATAAAGTTCTTTTTTGCAGTAATGAAAATAGAGATAAAAAATCCAGGGATCTTATTCAACTTTTCAAAGATAGGCAGGTAGATGGTTACATCATAAATCCAAGTCCAGGAATTAGGGATGATATAGAAAAATTAATCACTGAGAATATTCCAGTAATTTTATTTGACCGTTATTTTCCAGGTTTAAAAACTAATTATGTGGGAATAGATAATGAGGAAGCCTCCTACAGAGCAGCTCTCCATTTGATTGAGAATGGTTTTAAAAAAATTGGTTTTATTACACTCGCCACCGATCAGACCCAAATGGCAAACAGAAAGAAGGGATATCTTAAGGCAATTAACGAAAATGGATTTGCTCATAAAGTATTGGAGATTGAGTTTGAGGGAGGGAATCATCAACGCAGAAAGGAATTGATAAAAGATTTTATTTTTAAAGAAGACCTGGATGCTATTTATTTCTCTACAAATTATTTAACGCAAAGCGGGCTCGAGGTTTTTAAGGAAAATTCTCCAGAGCTTATCGATAAATTTGGAATTCTGACTTTTGATGATCATGAATTCTTTAAAATCCACACTCCAACAATTTCTGCAATTGCCCAACCGAAAGATGAAATGGCTTCGGAATTAATGAAATTAATGTTGGGTATGCTTAAGAATTCTAATAAGAACTTGCCTTCAAAAGAAATAATATTAAGCGCAAAACTATTTCCGCGTAATTCTACGATACAAAAAGGAAAATAG
- a CDS encoding glycoside hydrolase family 2 protein: protein MNLTRLFLSYAFILCSNLIFAQWEPAGEKLKTEWANEVNPDNVLPEYPRPVMEREDWKNLNGLWEYSIADRNTDKPSVPDGEILVPFPIESSLSGVMKRVEPSQVLWYDRNFTIPQEWNGKNIKLNFGAVDWKTEIWINNVKIGSHTGGYTPFSFDITPFLKDGEQEISIRVWDPTNEGPQPRGKQVREPEGIYYTPVTGIWQTVWLEPVNRKSFKKINFTPDIDNNTVKLEAKTTDFQAGDIVEVIVLEDGKEINRSKFAAGESSDIFLSNPKLWSPESPFLYRTIIKLIRDKETVDEVKSYFAMRKISKKRDENGIVRMQLNNEDYFHFGPLDQGWWPDGLYTAPTDEALKYDIVKTKEMGYNMIRKHVKVEPARWYTHCDELGILVWQDMPSGDQQKDWQMRKYFEGNELVRSSESEEIFREEWQEIMDYLRPYPSIVMWVPFNEAWGQFKTEEITEWTSNYDPSRLINSASGGNHFQTGDILDLHQYPDPQLYLYDANRVTVLGEYGGIGLPMEGHLWATDKNWGYVQFESTKEVTDKYIEYAETLKDLVRAGFSGAVYTQTTDVEGEVNGLMTYDRKKDKMNIKRISKANQEVIDALNVK, encoded by the coding sequence ATGAATCTAACCAGATTATTTTTATCGTATGCATTTATATTATGTTCTAATTTAATTTTTGCTCAATGGGAACCTGCCGGCGAAAAGCTAAAAACCGAATGGGCCAACGAGGTTAATCCGGATAACGTATTACCGGAATATCCGCGTCCAGTAATGGAACGGGAGGATTGGAAAAATTTAAATGGCCTATGGGAGTATAGTATAGCTGATAGAAACACAGATAAACCATCAGTTCCTGATGGAGAAATATTGGTGCCGTTTCCCATAGAATCCAGTTTATCCGGAGTGATGAAAAGGGTGGAGCCCTCCCAGGTTTTATGGTATGATCGGAATTTTACAATTCCCCAGGAATGGAATGGCAAGAATATAAAATTAAATTTCGGGGCCGTTGATTGGAAGACTGAAATTTGGATCAATAATGTGAAAATTGGAAGTCACACTGGGGGATATACACCATTTTCATTTGACATTACCCCATTTCTAAAAGATGGAGAGCAGGAAATAAGCATAAGAGTTTGGGACCCTACAAATGAAGGCCCTCAACCCAGGGGAAAGCAAGTTAGGGAACCAGAGGGAATATACTATACTCCAGTAACTGGTATATGGCAAACAGTATGGTTAGAGCCAGTTAATCGCAAAAGTTTTAAAAAAATCAATTTCACTCCTGATATTGATAACAATACCGTAAAATTGGAGGCAAAAACTACAGACTTCCAAGCCGGAGATATTGTAGAAGTCATAGTTTTAGAAGATGGTAAAGAAATTAACAGGTCAAAATTTGCCGCCGGGGAAAGTTCAGATATATTTCTCAGTAATCCAAAGCTTTGGTCGCCTGAATCCCCATTTCTATACAGAACAATTATTAAGCTTATAAGAGATAAAGAAACAGTTGACGAGGTAAAAAGCTACTTCGCAATGCGTAAAATATCCAAAAAGAGAGATGAAAATGGAATAGTTCGAATGCAATTAAATAATGAAGATTATTTCCATTTTGGGCCTTTAGATCAAGGCTGGTGGCCTGACGGTCTGTACACAGCTCCTACTGATGAAGCATTGAAGTATGATATTGTAAAGACAAAGGAAATGGGGTATAATATGATTCGAAAACACGTTAAGGTTGAACCGGCTCGCTGGTATACCCATTGTGATGAATTAGGCATTCTGGTATGGCAGGATATGCCCAGCGGAGATCAACAGAAAGACTGGCAGATGCGTAAGTATTTCGAGGGTAATGAACTGGTAAGGTCTTCTGAATCAGAAGAAATTTTCCGTGAAGAATGGCAAGAAATCATGGATTACCTGCGACCATATCCCAGTATCGTCATGTGGGTCCCATTTAACGAAGCCTGGGGACAATTTAAGACCGAGGAAATTACAGAGTGGACCAGTAATTATGATCCAAGTAGACTAATAAACTCTGCTAGTGGAGGGAATCATTTTCAAACTGGAGATATCCTGGACCTACATCAGTATCCAGATCCCCAACTGTACCTTTACGATGCTAACCGCGTAACCGTCTTAGGCGAGTATGGAGGAATCGGGCTGCCTATGGAGGGTCATCTTTGGGCAACAGATAAGAATTGGGGCTATGTACAGTTTGAAAGTACCAAAGAAGTTACGGACAAATATATTGAATATGCAGAAACGCTTAAAGATCTCGTTAGAGCCGGTTTTTCAGGTGCTGTATATACTCAAACTACTGATGTTGAAGGAGAAGTTAATGGTTTGATGACTTATGATCGTAAAAAGGACAAAATGAATATAAAGCGCATCAGTAAAGCAAACCAGGAAGTTATTGATGCTTTAAATGTCAAATAA